In Holophagales bacterium, one DNA window encodes the following:
- a CDS encoding Rne/Rng family ribonuclease, with translation MARRMLINARSPEELRIALVSDRQLESYQVEVADTTLTRGNIYRGVIAGIQPALNAAFVDYGADRNGFLAIQDVVAGARTRQPASEDERPSIDEILERGRPIVVQVTRDPEGTKGAALTTNLSLAGRYLVLTPFDDHRGVSRKVEDEESRRELREMVGKLDLPEGCGVIVRTNAFGQTRTELNRDAAALLKLWKRIQVEGKGGRSWKLLYSDQDLILKALRDQLDNSVEEILVDDDMAFASAEAYVQAFMPRSKVVLTRYEDRAPLFTAFDLEAQIEAIYRRSVPLGSGGAIVIDGTEALTAIDVNSGKSTRAASQEETAYATNLEAAVEVARQLRLRDIGGLVVVDFIDMKSAKHRKLVEKAVKDAMKPDRARVTIGRISGNGLLEINRQRIQQELKVRSHRSCPTCDGTGRIASPEIVGLNLLRRIEARAVTGRLGRVRIELHPELADAFQNQRRHEIAKLEREFHLSVEVIASARLHRPDEVIQWEEREGGTIFEPAPKVAKPAVQVRDVLAAAAPDEEPAGESDGEVRQAGKRRRKRRGKDKERDKPKAGGEAPEAKPEREAGARGGGRPAKGRRREKVRPPAPVGAPAAAAVAGHEVEPSVDPQPDDASGPGNPSSEPKGKRRRRRRRRGGNGSGGEGSGGPGAGSEGGPTTGGPGEGGFEGGDESRGASEGGSESAPGELKARRRSRRRNRRRGPRGAGGPLAGDDGNGSPPVGPPAG, from the coding sequence TTGGCACGTCGCATGCTCATCAATGCCCGCAGCCCGGAAGAGCTGCGGATCGCTCTCGTCAGCGACCGGCAACTCGAGAGCTACCAGGTCGAAGTCGCCGATACCACCCTGACCCGCGGCAACATCTACCGCGGCGTCATCGCCGGGATCCAGCCGGCCCTCAACGCGGCGTTCGTCGACTACGGAGCCGATCGCAACGGCTTCCTGGCGATCCAGGATGTCGTTGCCGGGGCGCGCACGCGCCAGCCCGCCAGCGAGGACGAACGCCCGTCGATCGACGAGATCCTCGAACGAGGGCGACCGATCGTCGTCCAGGTCACGCGCGATCCGGAGGGGACCAAGGGGGCGGCGCTCACCACCAACCTCTCGCTCGCCGGGCGCTACCTGGTGCTGACCCCGTTCGACGACCACCGCGGCGTGTCCCGCAAGGTCGAAGACGAGGAGTCGCGGCGCGAGCTGCGCGAGATGGTCGGCAAGCTCGATCTCCCCGAGGGCTGTGGCGTCATCGTGCGGACCAACGCCTTCGGGCAGACCCGCACCGAGCTCAACCGCGACGCCGCAGCCCTGCTCAAGCTGTGGAAGCGGATCCAGGTCGAGGGCAAGGGCGGCCGGAGCTGGAAGCTGCTCTACAGCGACCAGGACCTGATCCTCAAGGCGCTGCGCGACCAGCTCGACAACTCGGTCGAGGAGATCCTGGTCGACGACGACATGGCGTTCGCCAGCGCCGAGGCCTACGTCCAGGCCTTCATGCCGCGATCGAAGGTCGTGCTGACGCGCTACGAAGATCGTGCGCCGCTGTTCACCGCCTTCGACCTCGAGGCGCAGATCGAGGCGATCTACCGCCGCTCGGTGCCGCTCGGCTCGGGAGGAGCGATCGTCATCGACGGCACCGAGGCGCTGACCGCCATCGACGTGAACTCCGGCAAGTCGACGCGCGCCGCGAGCCAGGAAGAGACCGCCTACGCGACGAATCTCGAAGCGGCCGTCGAAGTGGCACGGCAGCTCCGCCTGCGCGACATCGGCGGCCTGGTGGTCGTCGACTTCATCGACATGAAGTCGGCCAAGCACCGCAAGCTGGTGGAGAAGGCGGTCAAGGACGCGATGAAGCCCGACCGGGCGCGCGTCACCATCGGGCGGATCAGCGGCAACGGGTTGCTCGAGATCAACCGGCAGCGCATCCAGCAGGAGCTCAAGGTGCGCAGCCACCGCTCCTGCCCGACCTGCGACGGCACCGGACGCATCGCCAGCCCCGAGATCGTCGGCCTGAACCTCCTGCGCCGCATCGAGGCCCGCGCCGTCACCGGAAGGCTCGGCAGGGTGCGGATCGAGCTCCATCCCGAGCTCGCCGACGCCTTCCAGAACCAGCGCCGCCACGAGATCGCCAAGCTCGAGCGGGAGTTCCACCTGAGCGTCGAGGTCATCGCCTCGGCACGCCTTCACCGGCCGGACGAGGTCATCCAGTGGGAGGAGCGCGAGGGTGGAACGATCTTCGAGCCGGCACCGAAGGTCGCCAAGCCGGCCGTCCAGGTTCGCGACGTGCTGGCCGCGGCGGCTCCGGACGAGGAGCCGGCGGGCGAGTCGGACGGTGAGGTGCGCCAGGCCGGCAAGCGCCGGCGCAAGCGGCGTGGCAAGGACAAGGAGCGCGACAAGCCGAAGGCCGGGGGCGAGGCGCCCGAAGCGAAGCCGGAGCGCGAGGCCGGAGCGCGCGGGGGCGGTCGCCCAGCCAAGGGCCGGCGCCGCGAAAAGGTCCGGCCGCCCGCGCCCGTCGGCGCTCCTGCCGCGGCCGCGGTCGCGGGGCACGAGGTCGAACCTTCTGTCGACCCCCAGCCCGACGACGCCTCCGGTCCGGGCAATCCGTCGAGCGAGCCGAAGGGGAAGCGCCGCCGCCGCCGTCGTCGTCGAGGCGGGAACGGCAGCGGGGGCGAGGGCAGTGGCGGTCCCGGTGCCGGCTCCGAGGGCGGTCCGACGACCGGAGGCCCGGGGGAGGGCGGATTCGAGGGCGGCGACGAGTCGCGTGGCGCCTCCGAGGGCGGCAGCGAGAGCGCTCCGGGGGAGCTGAAGGCCAGGCGCCGCTCGCGGCGACGCAATCGGCGCCGCGGTCCGCGCGGGGCCGGGGGACCGCTCGCCGGCGACGACGGCAACGGCTCGCCGCCCGTCGGGCCGCCGGCCGGTTGA
- the aceE gene encoding pyruvate dehydrogenase (acetyl-transferring), homodimeric type — translation MDDRFLPDVDPQETGEWLEALDQIVATHGDARARFLLQNLYERAYLRGVPLPHGTTPYVNTIPRGEQPPFPGDRRLERRIKSLLRWNAMAMVVRANRLEAGIGGHISTYASAATLYEVGFNHFFRGRGESGFDGDLIFFQGHASPGIYARAFLEGRLDERTMANFRRELAPGGGLASYPHPWLMPEFWEFPTVSMGLGPISAIYQARFARYLEDRGLVKTAHRRVWAFLGDGETDEPEALGAITLASRERLDNLTFVVNCNLQRLDGPVRGNGKIIQELETAFRGAGWNVLKVIWGDDWDPLLDADTSGLLVRRMSEVCDGDYQKYSVETGAYIRRHFFGRYPELARLVEHLSDEQLQRLRRGGHDPEKVYAAYKAATETKGMPTVILAKTVKGYGLGEAGEGRNVTHQQKKLNEAELRKFRDRFDIPIPDAQLADAPFYRPPEGSEELEYLRERRALLGGPVPSRRRLVAVSAPPSAEEFSEFAAGVEREVSTTMVFVQILRTLLKDANLGPRIVPIVPDEARTFGMESLFRQHGIYASQGQLYEPVDAGMLMYYKEAKNGQILEEGITEAGSMASFTAAGTADATHGIDMIPFFIFYSMFGFQRIGDSIWAFGDMRGRGFLLGATSGRTTLNGEGLQHEDGHSHLLAATVPNLVTYDPAFAYELAIVLRDGLRRMYEQREDVFYYVTLYNENYPMPPQPQGVEEGVLAGLYRFRASDLPEDRSRVQLFGSGALMREALRAQELLAAKFGVAADVWSATSYKELRREALACERWNLLHPGEAPRVPYVTRALLAARGPVVAVTDYLKLVPEQISRFVPTDFHPLGTDGFGRSETRAELRRFFEVDAELVALAALSALARRGELDPAIAVRAVAELGIDPEKVDPLLG, via the coding sequence ATGGACGACCGCTTCCTTCCTGACGTCGATCCGCAGGAGACCGGCGAGTGGCTCGAAGCCCTCGACCAGATCGTCGCCACCCACGGCGACGCCCGCGCCCGGTTCCTGCTGCAGAACCTCTACGAACGCGCCTACCTGCGTGGCGTGCCGTTGCCGCACGGCACCACGCCCTACGTCAACACGATTCCGCGCGGCGAGCAGCCGCCGTTTCCCGGCGACCGCCGGCTCGAGCGCCGCATCAAGAGCCTGCTGCGGTGGAACGCCATGGCGATGGTGGTGCGCGCCAACCGGCTCGAGGCGGGCATCGGCGGGCACATCTCGACCTATGCCTCGGCGGCGACGCTCTACGAGGTCGGTTTCAACCACTTCTTCCGCGGTCGCGGTGAGAGCGGCTTCGACGGCGACCTGATCTTCTTCCAGGGACACGCGTCGCCCGGCATCTACGCGCGAGCGTTCCTCGAGGGGCGTCTCGACGAGCGGACGATGGCGAACTTCCGCCGCGAGCTCGCACCGGGAGGTGGGCTCGCCTCCTACCCGCACCCCTGGCTGATGCCCGAGTTCTGGGAGTTTCCGACCGTCTCGATGGGTCTCGGGCCGATCAGCGCGATCTACCAGGCGCGTTTCGCCCGCTACCTCGAAGATCGCGGTCTGGTGAAGACCGCACACCGCCGTGTCTGGGCCTTCCTCGGCGACGGCGAGACCGACGAGCCCGAAGCGCTCGGCGCGATCACCCTCGCTTCGCGCGAGCGACTCGACAACCTCACCTTCGTCGTCAACTGCAACCTGCAACGGCTCGACGGCCCGGTTCGCGGCAACGGCAAGATCATCCAGGAGCTCGAGACCGCCTTCCGCGGCGCCGGCTGGAACGTCCTCAAGGTGATCTGGGGCGACGACTGGGACCCGCTCCTCGACGCCGACACGAGCGGGCTGCTCGTCCGGCGGATGAGCGAGGTCTGCGACGGCGACTACCAGAAGTACTCGGTCGAGACCGGAGCGTACATTCGCCGCCACTTCTTCGGCCGCTACCCGGAGCTCGCGCGTCTCGTCGAGCACCTCTCCGACGAGCAGTTGCAGCGGTTGCGCCGCGGCGGCCACGACCCGGAGAAGGTCTACGCCGCCTACAAGGCAGCCACCGAGACGAAGGGGATGCCGACCGTCATCCTCGCCAAGACGGTCAAGGGCTACGGACTCGGCGAGGCGGGCGAGGGGCGCAACGTCACGCACCAGCAGAAGAAGCTCAACGAGGCGGAGCTGCGCAAGTTCCGCGATCGTTTCGACATCCCGATCCCCGACGCGCAACTGGCCGACGCGCCCTTCTACCGGCCGCCGGAAGGCAGCGAGGAGCTCGAATACCTGCGCGAACGCCGCGCGCTCCTGGGCGGTCCGGTGCCGTCGCGACGCCGGCTCGTTGCCGTGAGCGCACCGCCGTCGGCCGAGGAGTTCTCCGAGTTCGCCGCCGGCGTGGAGCGCGAGGTCTCGACGACGATGGTCTTCGTGCAGATCCTCCGCACGCTGCTCAAGGACGCCAACCTCGGCCCGCGGATCGTGCCGATCGTGCCCGACGAGGCGCGGACCTTCGGCATGGAGTCGCTCTTCCGGCAGCACGGCATCTACGCCTCGCAGGGGCAGCTCTACGAGCCCGTCGACGCCGGCATGTTGATGTACTACAAGGAAGCGAAGAACGGGCAGATCCTCGAGGAGGGGATCACCGAGGCGGGATCGATGGCGTCCTTCACCGCCGCGGGCACCGCCGATGCGACGCACGGCATCGACATGATTCCGTTCTTCATCTTCTATTCGATGTTCGGCTTCCAGCGCATCGGCGATTCGATCTGGGCGTTCGGCGACATGCGCGGTCGCGGCTTCCTGCTCGGCGCCACCTCGGGCCGCACGACGCTCAACGGCGAGGGCCTGCAGCACGAAGACGGCCACTCGCACCTGCTCGCCGCCACCGTGCCGAACCTGGTGACCTACGATCCGGCGTTCGCCTATGAGCTGGCCATCGTGCTGCGCGACGGCTTGCGGCGGATGTACGAGCAGCGCGAGGACGTCTTCTACTACGTCACCCTCTACAACGAGAACTACCCGATGCCGCCGCAGCCGCAGGGTGTCGAGGAGGGAGTGCTCGCCGGTCTCTATCGCTTCCGCGCGAGCGACCTGCCGGAGGACCGTTCGCGGGTCCAGCTGTTCGGCTCCGGGGCGCTGATGCGGGAGGCCCTGCGGGCGCAGGAGCTCCTGGCGGCGAAGTTCGGCGTGGCCGCCGACGTCTGGAGCGCCACCTCCTACAAGGAGCTGCGTCGCGAAGCGCTCGCCTGCGAGCGATGGAATCTCCTCCACCCCGGCGAGGCACCGCGGGTGCCGTACGTCACTCGCGCGTTGTTGGCGGCTCGTGGACCGGTCGTGGCGGTGACCGACTACCTCAAGCTGGTGCCGGAGCAGATCTCCCGCTTCGTGCCCACCGACTTCCATCCGCTCGGCACCGACGGCTTCGGTCGGAGCGAGACGCGCGCCGAGCTACGCCGCTTCTTCGAGGTCGATGCCGAGCTGGTGGCGTTGGCCGCGCTGTCGGCCCTGGCTCGGCGAGGCGAGCTCGACCCGGCGATCGCGGTCCGCGCGGTCGCCGAGCTGGGGATCGACCCGGAGAAGGTCGACCCGTTGCTGGGCTGA
- a CDS encoding alpha/beta fold hydrolase, giving the protein MTGRVPPRRPSLAEERVASLLFVALAPRRATRPLEPTPAGLQPFDELRLARTVGDGTLAAVRFAATGAARGGVLLLHPWLAWGRTYFHRRGRIEALREAGYEVLVPDFPGFGSSGPPRLFFDRGVEDALAAFAALLPGRPLHVWGVSSGGYWAHPVVSRGGFAGAFFEDVSPHLHEWSWRQMPWGRPFYLLFRFALPRAYRFLDMRLHAAVRAARAATYVSGALDRGVQPADTRALAEASGGEAVVVEGAGHLDAIRVDGQRLLALALATFERANR; this is encoded by the coding sequence ATGACCGGCCGAGTTCCGCCTCGTCGCCCGTCTCTTGCCGAAGAGCGCGTCGCGAGCCTGCTCTTCGTCGCGCTCGCCCCGCGGCGGGCGACCCGCCCGCTCGAACCGACGCCTGCCGGCCTGCAGCCGTTCGACGAGCTGCGGCTGGCGCGGACGGTCGGGGACGGGACCCTCGCCGCCGTCCGCTTCGCGGCGACCGGAGCCGCTCGCGGCGGTGTCTTGCTCCTCCATCCCTGGCTCGCCTGGGGACGAACCTACTTCCATCGTCGCGGGAGGATCGAGGCGCTACGAGAGGCCGGCTACGAGGTCCTCGTGCCGGACTTCCCCGGATTCGGCTCCAGCGGACCGCCACGCCTCTTCTTCGACCGCGGCGTCGAGGACGCGCTCGCCGCGTTCGCCGCCCTCCTGCCCGGTCGACCGCTTCACGTGTGGGGCGTCAGCAGCGGCGGCTACTGGGCGCACCCGGTGGTCAGCCGGGGTGGGTTCGCCGGAGCGTTCTTCGAGGACGTCTCGCCGCACCTTCACGAGTGGTCTTGGCGGCAGATGCCCTGGGGAAGACCCTTCTATCTCCTTTTCCGCTTCGCCTTGCCGCGCGCCTATCGCTTCCTCGACATGCGGCTCCACGCGGCGGTCCGCGCGGCACGGGCGGCGACCTACGTCTCCGGCGCCCTCGACCGCGGCGTCCAGCCTGCGGACACGCGCGCGCTGGCCGAGGCGAGCGGGGGCGAGGCGGTCGTCGTGGAGGGGGCCGGACACCTCGACGCGATCCGCGTCGACGGGCAGCGTCTGCTCGCACTTGCCCTGGCGACCTTCGAACGAGCCAACCGCTGA
- a CDS encoding response regulator, whose product MPSTKILIADDEPDVIETLRFRLEQEGYEVVACANGLEALGAARSARPDLIVLDVMMPGENGYRVAKTIREDEAAGIYDRRTPIILLTARNLKFDPEREKMFMDFSQADLVLYKPFDLEDLVTRIASLLEG is encoded by the coding sequence ATGCCCTCCACCAAGATCCTCATCGCCGACGACGAGCCCGATGTCATCGAAACGCTGCGGTTCCGTCTCGAACAGGAGGGATACGAGGTCGTCGCCTGCGCCAACGGGCTCGAGGCCCTCGGCGCGGCGCGCTCCGCTCGCCCGGATCTGATCGTCCTCGACGTGATGATGCCGGGCGAGAACGGCTATCGGGTCGCCAAGACGATTCGCGAGGACGAAGCGGCCGGGATCTACGACCGGCGAACGCCGATCATCCTGCTGACGGCCCGCAACCTGAAGTTCGATCCCGAGCGCGAGAAGATGTTCATGGACTTCAGCCAGGCCGACCTCGTCCTCTACAAGCCGTTCGACCTCGAGGACCTGGTCACGCGCATCGCCAGCCTGCTCGAGGGTTGA